A DNA window from Hordeum vulgare subsp. vulgare chromosome 1H, MorexV3_pseudomolecules_assembly, whole genome shotgun sequence contains the following coding sequences:
- the LOC123441543 gene encoding cytochrome P450 734A1-like isoform X1, with product MGALAALLIAALLAALAYLLYLLRSLVWVPHRLERRLRRQGIRGPPRSLLDGNAAEYGALIAAHSAPLASFHHAFISRAAPEYREWPAQYGRPFVFWFGPRPRLVVSSPEVAKAVLTDSSGTFGKGSGSSVNPLSRQLLGEGLVGLTGKKWAHHRRVISPAFNMERIKGWIPEITAITSSMLDSWEVQGDTRVEFEIDVNKEFHTLSADVISCMAFGSSYEEGKRIFKLQEEQVQLVLLAMRTFYFPGFSLRFVPTKKNRRRHSLNKEIQNSLRRLIEINKKKCEDTKNLLGLMLSASKTDNEFKMGIKEIIDECKTFYFAGKETTGNLLTWATLLLALHKEWQHKARDEVLQVCGKSEHPNEETVSSLKIVNMVLKETLRLYPPALFINRTVTRDVKLGKLDIPAGTQLNLPIIDLHHDVDIWGANAEEFDPSRFADGKSHHLGAYFPFGIGPAICVGQNLAIVEAKMALAMLLQRFAFDVSPSYVHAPMMAMTLHPQYGAQLLVHKI from the exons ATGGGCGCCCTCGCCGCCCTTCTCATCGCAGCCCTGCTCGCCGCGCTCGCGTACCTTCTCTACTTACTCCGCTCCCTCGTGTGGGTTCCGCACCGCCTGGAGCGCCGCCTCCGCCGGCAGGGCATCCGGGGGCCCCCGCGCAGCTTGCTCGACGGCAACGCGGCCGAGTACGGCGCCCTGATCGCCGCCCATTCAGCGCCACTGGCCTCCTTCCACCACGCCTTCATCAGCCGCGCCGCGCCGGAATACCGCGAGTGGCCGGCGCAGTATGGCCGCCCGTTCGTGTTCTGGTTCGGGCCCCGGCCACGGCTGGTGGTGTCCAGCCCGGAGGTCGCGAAGGCCGTGCTGACCGACTCGTCCGGGACCTTCGGAAAGGGTTCCGGAAGCAGCGTCAACCCACTCTCTCGGCAGCTCCTCGGCGAGGGGCTGGTGGGGCTCACCGGGAAGAAGTGGGCGCACCACCGCCGTGTTATCTCGCCGGCGTTCAACATGGAGAGAATCAAG GGTTGGATCCCAGAAATAACAGCTATCACCTCATCCATGCTGGATTCATGGGAAGTTCAAGGAGATACCCGCGTTGAGTTTGAGATTGATGTAAATAAAGAATTCCACACTTTGAGTGCGGATGTCATTTCTTGTATGGCCTTTGGAAGTAGCTACGAGGAAGGAAAGCGGATTTTTAAATTGCAAGAAGAACAGGTACAACTTGTCCTCCTTGCAATGAGAACCTTCTACTTTCCTGGATTCAG TCTTAGGTTTGTGCCAACAAAGAAGAACCGGAGAAGGCATAGCCTAAACAAGGAAATCCAAAATTCTTTGCGCCGATTGATTGAGATAAATAAAAAAAAGTGTGAAGATACCAAAAATTTGCTGGGCTTGATGCTATCAGCCAGCAAAACTGACAATGAGTTTAAAATGGGCATCAAAGAAATCATTGATGAGTGCAAGACATTTTACTTTGCCGGTAAAGAAACAACTGGAAATTTGTTGACATGGGCAACACTTCTGCTGGCATTGCATAAAGAATGGCAGCACAAGGCCCGAGATGAAGTCCTGCAAGTGTGTGGCAAGAGCGAGCACCCAAATGAGGAAACCGTTAGCAGCCTCAAAATT GTAAATATGGTGTTGAAGGAGACCCTCAGGCTGTATCCTCCAGCTCTCTTCATCAACAGGACAGTCACTAGGGACGTGAAGCTGGGCAAACTCGACATCCCTGCCGGCACGCAGCTCAATCTGCCTATTATTGACCTGCACCATGATGTCGACATATGGGGAGCTAATGCGGAGGAGTTTGATCCGTCGAGGTTTGCAGATGGCAAGAGCCATCACCTTGGTGCATACTTCCCCTTTGGGATTGGCCCTGCCATCTGTGTTGGGCAGAATCTCGCGATTGTTGAGGCAAAGATGGC
- the LOC123441543 gene encoding cytochrome P450 734A1-like isoform X2, producing MGALAALLIAALLAALAYLLYLLRSLVWVPHRLERRLRRQGIRGPPRSLLDGNAAEYGALIAAHSAPLASFHHAFISRAAPEYREWPAQYGRPFVFWFGPRPRLVVSSPEVAKAVLTDSSGTFGKGSGSSVNPLSRQLLGEGLVGLTGKKWAHHRRVISPAFNMERIKGWIPEITAITSSMLDSWEVQGDTRVEFEIDVNKEFHTLSADVISCMAFGSSYEEGKRIFKLQEEQVQLVLLAMRTFYFPGFRFVPTKKNRRRHSLNKEIQNSLRRLIEINKKKCEDTKNLLGLMLSASKTDNEFKMGIKEIIDECKTFYFAGKETTGNLLTWATLLLALHKEWQHKARDEVLQVCGKSEHPNEETVSSLKIVNMVLKETLRLYPPALFINRTVTRDVKLGKLDIPAGTQLNLPIIDLHHDVDIWGANAEEFDPSRFADGKSHHLGAYFPFGIGPAICVGQNLAIVEAKMALAMLLQRFAFDVSPSYVHAPMMAMTLHPQYGAQLLVHKI from the exons ATGGGCGCCCTCGCCGCCCTTCTCATCGCAGCCCTGCTCGCCGCGCTCGCGTACCTTCTCTACTTACTCCGCTCCCTCGTGTGGGTTCCGCACCGCCTGGAGCGCCGCCTCCGCCGGCAGGGCATCCGGGGGCCCCCGCGCAGCTTGCTCGACGGCAACGCGGCCGAGTACGGCGCCCTGATCGCCGCCCATTCAGCGCCACTGGCCTCCTTCCACCACGCCTTCATCAGCCGCGCCGCGCCGGAATACCGCGAGTGGCCGGCGCAGTATGGCCGCCCGTTCGTGTTCTGGTTCGGGCCCCGGCCACGGCTGGTGGTGTCCAGCCCGGAGGTCGCGAAGGCCGTGCTGACCGACTCGTCCGGGACCTTCGGAAAGGGTTCCGGAAGCAGCGTCAACCCACTCTCTCGGCAGCTCCTCGGCGAGGGGCTGGTGGGGCTCACCGGGAAGAAGTGGGCGCACCACCGCCGTGTTATCTCGCCGGCGTTCAACATGGAGAGAATCAAG GGTTGGATCCCAGAAATAACAGCTATCACCTCATCCATGCTGGATTCATGGGAAGTTCAAGGAGATACCCGCGTTGAGTTTGAGATTGATGTAAATAAAGAATTCCACACTTTGAGTGCGGATGTCATTTCTTGTATGGCCTTTGGAAGTAGCTACGAGGAAGGAAAGCGGATTTTTAAATTGCAAGAAGAACAGGTACAACTTGTCCTCCTTGCAATGAGAACCTTCTACTTTCCTGGATTCAG GTTTGTGCCAACAAAGAAGAACCGGAGAAGGCATAGCCTAAACAAGGAAATCCAAAATTCTTTGCGCCGATTGATTGAGATAAATAAAAAAAAGTGTGAAGATACCAAAAATTTGCTGGGCTTGATGCTATCAGCCAGCAAAACTGACAATGAGTTTAAAATGGGCATCAAAGAAATCATTGATGAGTGCAAGACATTTTACTTTGCCGGTAAAGAAACAACTGGAAATTTGTTGACATGGGCAACACTTCTGCTGGCATTGCATAAAGAATGGCAGCACAAGGCCCGAGATGAAGTCCTGCAAGTGTGTGGCAAGAGCGAGCACCCAAATGAGGAAACCGTTAGCAGCCTCAAAATT GTAAATATGGTGTTGAAGGAGACCCTCAGGCTGTATCCTCCAGCTCTCTTCATCAACAGGACAGTCACTAGGGACGTGAAGCTGGGCAAACTCGACATCCCTGCCGGCACGCAGCTCAATCTGCCTATTATTGACCTGCACCATGATGTCGACATATGGGGAGCTAATGCGGAGGAGTTTGATCCGTCGAGGTTTGCAGATGGCAAGAGCCATCACCTTGGTGCATACTTCCCCTTTGGGATTGGCCCTGCCATCTGTGTTGGGCAGAATCTCGCGATTGTTGAGGCAAAGATGGC